The DNA segment CCAATGTCGGCAAGGGCCTGCGCGAGAAGCTCGGCGCGGCGTTCACCCTCGCGCGGCCGGAGGTCGTGGTCGAACAGGTGTCGAATGACGGCACCCGCAAATGGCTGCTGCGCCTGCCGCCCGATATCGCGGGCGACAAGCCGCACGATGTCGAGATGGTCTACATCCCCGAGAGCGACCGCGGCACGCTGTGCGTCTCCTCGCAGGTCGGCTGCACGCTCAACTGCTCGTTCTGCCACACCGGCACCCAGCGTCTGGTGCGCAACCTCACCGCCGCCGAGATCGTCGCCCAGGTGATGGTGGCGCGCGACCGGCTGGGGGACTATCCCGGCCGCGAGCGCGCGACGGGTCCGGGCCTGCCCACCGAGGGCGAGCGGCTGGTGACCAACATCGTGTTCATGGGCATGGGCGAGCCGCTTTATGCCTATGACTCGGTGGCCGGGTCGATCGACATCCTGGCCGATGGCGAAGGGCTGGGCATCGGCAAGCGCCGCATTACGGTTTCCACCTCCGGGGTGGTGCCGGAGATCGAGAAGCTCGGCCGCGAGGTCGGGCCGATGCTGGCGATCTCGCTCCACGCCGTGCGCGACGAACTGCGCAACGAACTGGTGCCGATCAACAAGAAGTACCCGCTGAAGGTGCTGCTTGAGGCCTGCCGCACCTATCCCCCCGCTTCAAACGCCAAGCGCATCACGTTCGAATATGTGATGCTCAAGGGCGTGAACGACAGCCCCGCCGACGCCAAGGCGCTGGTGCGGCTGCTCGCGGGCATTCCGGCAAAGATCAACCTGATCCCGTTCAACCCGTGGCCGGGCACCAAATATGAGTGCTCGGACTGGGAGACGATCGAGGCGTTCTCCGACATCGTTTTCCGTGCCGGCTATTCCAGCCCCGTGCGTACGCCGCGCGGGCGTGACATTCTGGCCGCCTGCGGCCAGCTCAAGAGCGAGACCGAGAAGCTCAGCGCACGCGAGCGCCTCGCCCTGCGGGCCATGGCGGCAGCGGCCGAGTAGACGCGCGTAACCGGGCGGAAGGCCCGGCCAGGGAGAGTGCCATGCTGGACCATATCGGTTTTCCCGTCGCCGATTTCGCGCGTTCGCGGGCGTTCTACGTCGCCGCGCTGGCGCCACTCGGCATCGGCGTGGCGATGGAAGTCAGTGCCGAGGAGACCGGCGCCGACGCCCATGCGGGCTTCGGCAGCCAGGGCAAGCCGGAGTTCTGGATCAACTCGGGCGGCGCGTTGACCGGCGGGCGCGTTCATGTGTGCTTCGCCGCGCCGGACCGGGCGAGCGTCGATGCCTTCTACGCCGCCGCCATGAAGGCGGGCGGGCGGGACAATGGGCCGCCGGGGCTGCGCCTGCACTATCACCCCAATTATTACGGCGCCTTCGTGCTCGACCCTGACGGGCACAATATCGAAGCCGTCTGTCACACGCCGGCATGAGTGCAATGGACAACCTGCTCCGTCTTCTCCTTCGCGTCCTGCTGGTCCCGCTCGGCGTCGTCTTCGGCATGATGGCGAGCATGGCGGTGATCATGATCGGCTACTGGCGGATCGGTGATCTTCTGGCCGGGGTGGTCGATGTGCAGGCGGTGGCGCTGTTCGACGCGCTGGCGGCGGCGAGCTTCGCGCTGATGGCGGTGATGCTGGCGATGTGGGTGATCGCCGCCATCGGCATCCTGTTCGCGGAGATGTTCGCCATCCGCTCCTGGATGTTCCATGCCGCCAATGGCGCGGTGTCGGCGCTGGCGGCGGCGGCGCTGTTCTCGCCCTATCCCGACACCCCGGTGCCCTTCGACGACGGCACGCTCTATGTGCTCGGGGCGGGGCTTGCCGGCGGTCTGGCCTATTGGCTGGTGGCAGGCTGGAATGCGGGCTTCTGGAAGCCGCTCGGTGCGCCGCGCCCGGAGGCCTACGCCGCCCCGGCGCCGGCCCCTGCCGCGCCGATAGACACGCCGCCGGCCCCGTAGCCCGTGGCGGGCCGGGCTCAGCGGGCTTGCACGCGCGCGCGCCATGCCTATAGTCCGCGCGCTTTCAGGCACCAACTCGGGGCTTCGGCCCTTTTCTCGTGCGGAACTGATCATGGCTAGCGACGTCAAGCGGGTGGTACTTGCCTATTCGGGCGGTCTCGACACTTCGGTGATCCTCAAATGGCTGCAGACCACCTACGGCTGCGAGGTGGTGACCTTCACCGCCGACCTCGGGCAGGGCGAGGAGCTGGAGCCGGCGCGCAAGAAGGCCGATCTGCTCGGCATCAAGCCGGAACACATCTTCATCGAGGACGTGCGCGAGGAATTCGTGCGCGACTACGTGTTCCCGATGTTCCGCGCCAACGCCCTGTATGAAGGGCTGTACCTGCTCGGCACCTCGATCGCCCGCCCGCTGATCTCCAAGAAGCAGATCGAGATCGCGCGCAAGGTCGGCGCCGACGCGGTGTCCCACGGCGCCACCGGCAAGGGTAACGACCAGGTTCGCTTCGAGCTCAGCTATTACGCGCTGGAGCCGGACATCAAGATCATCGCGCCGTGGCGCGAATGGGACCTGCGCTCGCGCGAGCAGCTGATCGCCTTCGCCGAGAGCCATCAGATCCCGATTGCCAAGGACAAGCGCGGCGAAGCCCCGTTCTCGGTCGACGCCAACCTCCTGCACTCGTCCTCCGAGGGCAAGGTGCTGGAAGACCCGGCGATCGAGGCGCCGGAATTCGTCTATCAGCGCACCATCGCGCCGGAAGATGCGCCGGACAAGGCGACCATCATCACGGTCGGATTCGAGAAGGGCGATGCCGTCTCGATCGACGGCGAGGCGCTCTCCCCGGCGAGCCTGCTCACCCGGCTCAACGAACTGGGCAAGGACAACGGCATCGGCCGGCTCGACCTGGTGGAAAACCGCTTTGTCGGCATGAAGTCGCGCGGCGTCTACGAGACCCCCGGCGGCACCATCCTGCTGAAGGCCCATCGCGGCATCGAGAGCATCACCCTCGACCGCGGCGCGGCGCATCTGAAAGACGACATCATGCCCCGCTATGCGGAGCTGATCTATAACGGCTTCTGGT comes from the Ancylobacter pratisalsi genome and includes:
- the rlmN gene encoding 23S rRNA (adenine(2503)-C(2))-methyltransferase RlmN → MNLIDTTAATAAGAGVTVAAATIAKDTRRSLAGLDRAGLAAALAEIGVSEREQRMRVTQLWHWIYLRGALSFDEMTNVGKGLREKLGAAFTLARPEVVVEQVSNDGTRKWLLRLPPDIAGDKPHDVEMVYIPESDRGTLCVSSQVGCTLNCSFCHTGTQRLVRNLTAAEIVAQVMVARDRLGDYPGRERATGPGLPTEGERLVTNIVFMGMGEPLYAYDSVAGSIDILADGEGLGIGKRRITVSTSGVVPEIEKLGREVGPMLAISLHAVRDELRNELVPINKKYPLKVLLEACRTYPPASNAKRITFEYVMLKGVNDSPADAKALVRLLAGIPAKINLIPFNPWPGTKYECSDWETIEAFSDIVFRAGYSSPVRTPRGRDILAACGQLKSETEKLSARERLALRAMAAAAE
- a CDS encoding VOC family protein; translation: MLDHIGFPVADFARSRAFYVAALAPLGIGVAMEVSAEETGADAHAGFGSQGKPEFWINSGGALTGGRVHVCFAAPDRASVDAFYAAAMKAGGRDNGPPGLRLHYHPNYYGAFVLDPDGHNIEAVCHTPA
- a CDS encoding argininosuccinate synthase, with product MASDVKRVVLAYSGGLDTSVILKWLQTTYGCEVVTFTADLGQGEELEPARKKADLLGIKPEHIFIEDVREEFVRDYVFPMFRANALYEGLYLLGTSIARPLISKKQIEIARKVGADAVSHGATGKGNDQVRFELSYYALEPDIKIIAPWREWDLRSREQLIAFAESHQIPIAKDKRGEAPFSVDANLLHSSSEGKVLEDPAIEAPEFVYQRTIAPEDAPDKATIITVGFEKGDAVSIDGEALSPASLLTRLNELGKDNGIGRLDLVENRFVGMKSRGVYETPGGTILLKAHRGIESITLDRGAAHLKDDIMPRYAELIYNGFWFSPEREMLQALIDRSQEFVTGEVRVKLYKGNVDVIGRTSPYSLYNQDLVTFEEGAVAYDHRDAAGFIKLNALRLRTLGSRARQIGE